CTTCTATTACTTTTTTGTTTATGTACCATGAATCACATAGTCCATATGCTGGTCCTTTAGGTATTGGAAGCATAGATACCATTTCACATATTCTTTCGATTTTGCTTTTGCCACCTTTTTCATAGCGCTCAATGCAGTAAGGTAATACCACATTGCCGCAAGATAGCATCATGGTAAGAAGTTGATGTCCCCAAACTTGCTTCCCTTTTAAATGTGATTGATGGAATCCTGTTGCCTGGATAGTATGTTTAGCCTGTAACGAAGGCTTTGTCTTCTCAGCAATAGTATCATCAAAAATCACAAATATCGGCTTGTTGCTAGTTTGGGATAATTCAAATATAATGCGAATAACTTCTCGCCTTATAGCTCTCCATGCATACTCTATATTCCAAACACCTTGGCTTAAGAATTTGCCAAACGTGGTTCTATGGCAATTAGCAAGGCTTAAATTAACTATATCTGTAACAGTACCACTATAACCTTTTTGAGTGGCAGCAATTATAAATTCTAAAATATGACGAATAACAGGTTTAGTAAAATATAATGCAAAATTTAATTTCATTAAGTACTGGATTATTGATGAATTTTCTGTTATTCTTTTATTATGAGACATTTGCTCCACTCCTATGATTAATATTGTTATAGGGTAACAACATATTAATACCATAGAAGCGAGCATTTGTCTCTATTTTTATTAAATTTTTTCATATAAGTTTGTTATGGTAATTTATGTTAGTGAATTTTCTCATCTATAGTTACAAACTTTACTTTAAAGACGGTATTATTGTTGGTGCAATATTGATTGGAGATATTGGGAAAAGTACAAAGTTAAAAAATGCTATTGAATCAAAGCAAGACTTTTCAAGTATTTTAAATAAAGGATTTGGAGCAAAAGATATAATTGAAACTATATAAAAAAGGCATAGATGAATTCTATGCCTTAATCGATTTTTCATTTAGTTTAAAAATGTTAAATACATAAGGTGCACCAAGAGAAAGCCACAGTCCGCAAATTGCATACCTTATAGCGTTAAAAATATTTCCAGAAGGCAACACAAATTTTAATCCCTCTTTAAGTACAAAAAATACAATTATGCCAATTAGTAACTTCAAAATTTGCTTTTGAAGAGGAGCATGGACAGTAAAATCAAATTTTTCTTTGTCTATAAAATAACCTATTAAAGTACCAGAAATTAAACCCATGTATTCATAAATATCCTTCTGAGGGAAAATTAATATAAAAAGCGCAGAGATTAAAATTGACAAAATAATTTTAAAAGATAAACTTATGTTAAAATTGCTTTCTTTCACGATGCTATCAATAAGTTCACTTAAAATTATTATTAAAACAGCTATCAATATTCCGCCAATAATATCTATCGGCCAGTGGACACCTAAATACATTCGCGAAAATGATACGAGTAATACGATGGCGATTCCTACATACCACAGCCATTTTTTTTGATAGTGTACCATTAAAGTTCCCCAAAGAGTTGTAGAACCTTGTGCATGGCCACTTGGGAAAGAATATCCTCCTGCCGATTGTGTAAAAATAGACCTTATTCCTGGATATCCTATGGGCCTGGCTATTTTTGTTGTCTCTTTCAAAACAGTATTTACATAGATAGAGCTTATCAAGATGAGTCCCAGCTTTAAACCAAATCTTTTATCTACACACCAATAAAAGATTGGAATAAAAATAAACTTGAATTCGGCAAGTAGCAAGCAAATTAAAAATTCAATTTCCATGAATGTAAAAAACGGTGTTTTGTTATAAGTTTTGCACTTTGATAACTGAATATTTACATTGAAAAAATAAAAGCTATATCGTTTTTTACGGTTAATTTACTCTTTTAAGGTACAGCAAAGCTAACCGTCTACTTGATATGGCGGTTTCTATCATTTGGTATATTTTTTGGTATATTCTATGTGTTTACTATGTTAAGCAAAATACCATTAGCGCTTTTCGTATATACGTTATCACAGTCTTAAGAAACGGATTATTAGGGTAACGTATATGCCTATAACGTCCTTTCCCAACAAGATTACCAGGTACATTATATAATATCCGCCTTATTGTGGTTATCTCATGATGCCTCATAAACTCTGGCAAGATAGTCCTTTTGAACCAATTATGGAGATTGTAAGCGATCATTTTGATAAGCAAAAATATTTCGTTGCAAAATTTGTTTCTTTGACTGTTTTGATCAAAAGCAAATCCTTCTTTTAGTTCATCTATTTTGTTTTCAATGTCGCAGCGTTGGTTGTATTCATGAAATATCTCTTCAGGTGTCATGTACTCAATATTTGTTACTATAGCTTGATATTCATATTTGAATTCGTCTATATCCATACAAATCTGCCCTGTTTTGGGCTGTGGCAGTTTTTTGCGTATAATCACAATTCTGCGTACTTTATCCCATTTAGGCATTTTTGCATATATTTCATTTACACTAAAGGTCTTATCTATTTCAGTCCAAGGATAAAGGTGTTCTCTTTGATTGACATAGTCTATAAAGCATCTGATCCATGCCTGATTTTTAGCTTTCATTACATATTCATAACCTTTAGATTCAAAATACAGTATATTATCGTAATCAAATGCTCCACGGTCAACGCGTACTCGCTTAATTATCCAATTTTCAGGAAGCTGTTCTTCGCAAGATTTTACAAAATCTAAGAAACCATGATTTGTGTGATGTTTACCTTCTTCAAGAGTAACATTAACAAGTTCATCAGTATTAGCAATAATGCCGATTTTCTCTTTGAAAGATGGTCGACCATGGTACCTTGGATTATAACCTACTGAAGCACCTTCCTGCTCTCCAAATATAGTACAAACTGTATCATCAAAATTCATAATGACTTCACGTTTCGTTCCTTTAGATTGCAAGGAAAGCAAAGTCTTGTTAATAAGTCTTAATTCTTCAAGAGAACTTTCAGGCATGGCTTTAATTAAGTCTCTGCATACTTTTTCGCTGGGAACTTTATGTCCTTTAATTTCTGTGTATGCATTATCATATCTTAGTTGGTCCATGTGAAGAAAGCGAGTATTCCCTTGAATTACAGAATCAATCATAAAGTCAATAACCTCGGCTGGTTGAAAAACAGCATTTGGTGCTTTTTTAAAGGATAATATGCTTGAAAGAATTTTATTAAAGCCGATTTTTTCTTTAAATGCTTGGATATAGGTGAAAGTTACATTGTTTGATACTGTAAAATTGTCAAAAGTTGCTGGCAAAATATATTTTGAAAACCCCTTTTCTTTTGTAAGATTAAGTGTTAAACTCATATTATGGAGATTCTCCTTTCTGTTAGTGTTTTTGTTTGTCACTTAAATTTTATCAGAAAAAGGGGAATCTCCATATATTTTTTGCAAAAAATTTTTCACT
The sequence above is a segment of the Thermoanaerobacter ethanolicus JW 200 genome. Coding sequences within it:
- a CDS encoding IS1380-like element ISTps2 family transposase, with the translated sequence MSLTLNLTKEKGFSKYILPATFDNFTVSNNVTFTYIQAFKEKIGFNKILSSILSFKKAPNAVFQPAEVIDFMIDSVIQGNTRFLHMDQLRYDNAYTEIKGHKVPSEKVCRDLIKAMPESSLEELRLINKTLLSLQSKGTKREVIMNFDDTVCTIFGEQEGASVGYNPRYHGRPSFKEKIGIIANTDELVNVTLEEGKHHTNHGFLDFVKSCEEQLPENWIIKRVRVDRGAFDYDNILYFESKGYEYVMKAKNQAWIRCFIDYVNQREHLYPWTEIDKTFSVNEIYAKMPKWDKVRRIVIIRKKLPQPKTGQICMDIDEFKYEYQAIVTNIEYMTPEEIFHEYNQRCDIENKIDELKEGFAFDQNSQRNKFCNEIFLLIKMIAYNLHNWFKRTILPEFMRHHEITTIRRILYNVPGNLVGKGRYRHIRYPNNPFLKTVITYIRKALMVFCLT
- a CDS encoding phosphatase PAP2 family protein, which produces MEIEFLICLLLAEFKFIFIPIFYWCVDKRFGLKLGLILISSIYVNTVLKETTKIARPIGYPGIRSIFTQSAGGYSFPSGHAQGSTTLWGTLMVHYQKKWLWYVGIAIVLLVSFSRMYLGVHWPIDIIGGILIAVLIIILSELIDSIVKESNFNISLSFKIILSILISALFILIFPQKDIYEYMGLISGTLIGYFIDKEKFDFTVHAPLQKQILKLLIGIIVFFVLKEGLKFVLPSGNIFNAIRYAICGLWLSLGAPYVFNIFKLNEKSIKA
- a CDS encoding IS701 family transposase gives rise to the protein MSHNKRITENSSIIQYLMKLNFALYFTKPVIRHILEFIIAATQKGYSGTVTDIVNLSLANCHRTTFGKFLSQGVWNIEYAWRAIRREVIRIIFELSQTSNKPIFVIFDDTIAEKTKPSLQAKHTIQATGFHQSHLKGKQVWGHQLLTMMLSCGNVVLPYCIERYEKGGKSKIERICEMVSMLPIPKGPAYGLCDSWYINKKVIEAHFERGYHLIGALKTNRIIYPQGIRIQIKDFAQYIEKNEVCLVTVNGSNYWVYRYEGALNGIDNAVVVLCWPEKAFKNENALHAFICTDTELDTETILNYYSQRWPIEIFFRQTKNNLGLNTYQVRSTKSIDRLLWLISLTYLYCTTSGDEYCKFGQGIKMVRKEVQKQRVQWLYERANNKVPIDEILAELQLA